The Posidoniimonas polymericola genome has a segment encoding these proteins:
- the wbaP gene encoding undecaprenyl-phosphate galactose phosphotransferase WbaP, with amino-acid sequence MARISVPVTATRSALPSPIHTGPIRSGVNLSTPPSNSTSARKVGWEYLAQSIRTSLPLVVIDLLALVVAIAVSRQFLITVLGGAAGMNISVIFPPIAMGFVLIGAELGLYPGIQLSPVEEFRRLIVAATSMFAVWTVAILIVSEVFTVQKGFLALSFLMCATTLVMGRSVARRVLGRCQWWGFPTLVCGDDTRAIEVFEWLRGSPHVGLRPVGVIADPSTLELDGSESWFIGDWSSVRSAAVENKAYWALVIPSEEAHSDITDEVSNCLEILPHVQLISELTGLPDHWGGRRPVDGLDGIHIQQNLMLPGKRAMKRLMDLTVSVSALLALFPVLLAIALAVKLTSRGPIFFGHTRLGLDGRGFKAWKFRTMVVDADKTLEKHLQAHPELRAEWEKDHKLKWDPRITTVGRVFRKLSLDELPQLWNVLCGEMSLVGPRPIVTKEVEKYGDCWGLYTSVKPGITGLWQVSGRNNTTYDERVQLDEYYVRNWSPWLDLYLMIRTVRTVLFAEGAY; translated from the coding sequence ATGGCTAGAATCAGCGTCCCCGTGACCGCGACGCGTTCCGCGCTCCCGTCGCCGATCCACACCGGTCCGATCCGCTCCGGCGTCAATTTGTCAACACCGCCATCAAACAGCACCAGCGCCCGCAAAGTTGGCTGGGAGTATCTTGCGCAGTCCATCCGCACAAGCCTGCCGCTGGTCGTGATCGATTTGCTGGCGTTGGTGGTGGCAATTGCGGTGAGCAGGCAGTTCTTGATTACCGTGCTGGGGGGCGCCGCCGGCATGAACATCTCGGTGATCTTCCCCCCCATCGCAATGGGGTTCGTGCTGATTGGTGCGGAGCTTGGCCTGTACCCAGGCATCCAGCTCAGCCCTGTTGAGGAGTTCCGCCGACTCATCGTAGCCGCGACCTCAATGTTCGCCGTGTGGACGGTTGCGATACTCATTGTGAGCGAAGTGTTCACGGTGCAGAAAGGGTTTCTGGCGCTCTCTTTCCTGATGTGCGCGACGACACTGGTGATGGGCCGCAGTGTGGCCCGGCGGGTGCTCGGGAGGTGCCAATGGTGGGGGTTTCCCACGTTGGTCTGCGGCGACGACACAAGGGCTATCGAGGTCTTCGAGTGGCTCCGAGGGAGCCCCCATGTTGGCCTGCGGCCGGTTGGGGTGATCGCAGACCCTTCCACCCTGGAGCTAGATGGCAGCGAGTCGTGGTTCATTGGCGACTGGTCGAGCGTACGCTCTGCGGCGGTTGAGAACAAAGCCTACTGGGCCTTGGTGATCCCCAGCGAGGAGGCCCATTCCGATATCACCGACGAGGTGAGCAACTGCCTGGAGATCCTGCCGCATGTGCAGCTGATTTCCGAGTTGACCGGTCTCCCCGATCACTGGGGCGGGCGCCGCCCGGTCGACGGCCTCGACGGCATCCATATCCAGCAGAACCTGATGCTGCCCGGAAAGCGGGCGATGAAGCGGTTGATGGACCTCACGGTGTCGGTTTCAGCGCTGCTTGCTCTCTTTCCAGTGCTGTTGGCGATCGCCCTGGCCGTCAAGCTGACTTCACGGGGGCCGATCTTCTTCGGGCACACGCGTTTGGGGCTCGACGGCCGGGGCTTCAAGGCGTGGAAGTTCCGGACAATGGTCGTCGACGCCGACAAGACGCTGGAGAAGCACCTGCAGGCCCACCCCGAACTCCGGGCCGAGTGGGAGAAGGACCACAAGCTCAAGTGGGACCCCCGCATCACGACCGTGGGCCGGGTGTTCCGCAAGCTGAGCCTCGACGAGCTGCCGCAACTCTGGAACGTGTTATGCGGGGAGATGAGCCTGGTTGGTCCACGGCCCATTGTGACCAAAGAGGTCGAGAAGTACGGCGATTGCTGGGGGCTGTACACATCCGTTAAACCGGGCATTACCGGGCTGTGGCAGGTGTCGGGCCGCAACAACACTACCTACGACGAGCGGGTGCAGCTCGACGAGTACTACGTGCGGAATTGGTCACCGTGGCTCGATCTCTACCTGATGATTCGGACCGTCCGGACCGTGCTGTTCGCCGAAGGCGCCTACTAA
- a CDS encoding PEP-CTERM sorting domain-containing protein (PEP-CTERM proteins occur, often in large numbers, in the proteomes of bacteria that also encode an exosortase, a predicted intramembrane cysteine proteinase. The presence of a PEP-CTERM domain at a protein's C-terminus predicts cleavage within the sorting domain, followed by covalent anchoring to some some component of the (usually Gram-negative) cell surface. Many PEP-CTERM proteins exhibit an unusual sequence composition that includes large numbers of potential glycosylation sites. Expression of one such protein has been shown restore the ability of a bacterium to form floc, a type of biofilm.), which yields MAFVALFAASLLSGSACHGFKDEIGYLTLLAEYEGTLPDGSGVPVSMVEADADNNAANSAHLYLPDSANSFLSGQTITNGSSVTSPEISDHATNQARNFFGSSRSVAFGVTQVTVYEANDYLDSILNRGNTNPTTGPPDAPTYKVQNHSWVGSYESSSNNIDLLNRFDYLVDTYDVIAPVGLNNLRSPPDYVELFGQSYNGIAVGRSDGSHTGGLTPLSSGNYSSGRVKPDIVSSPTSTSAATASVSSVAAMLYQSATDTANFANADSDAARSEPMKAILMAGATKDEFPGWENSSPTQPLDLVYGAGELNVRNSFYIQQGGQFDGAATAGGTQAADYGWDYGDIAQGDSLFYDLSVPDYHSNGELSVVLAWNIEVTDGSALVSRWVPKAEPLANLDLKVWDSTGAPLDFELATSVSTVDNVEHVYLTGLAAGDYTIEVLGASGGRDFGLAWRLDYDTPYRITGDYNLDGIVDAGDYTMWRDTLNSTTNLAADGDLNGVVDEGDYAIWLAAFGSIPTPPIVSLPAAAAAVGAPEPSSLALLAGLTALACRRRRR from the coding sequence TTGGCCTTCGTAGCTCTGTTCGCGGCCTCCCTGCTCTCAGGCTCGGCCTGCCATGGCTTCAAAGACGAAATCGGGTACCTGACGTTGCTTGCCGAGTACGAAGGCACACTGCCTGATGGGTCGGGTGTGCCGGTCTCGATGGTGGAGGCCGACGCCGACAACAACGCCGCCAATTCTGCTCACCTGTACCTCCCCGACTCGGCGAACTCTTTCCTATCGGGACAGACCATCACCAACGGCAGCAGCGTCACTTCCCCCGAGATCTCGGACCACGCGACCAATCAGGCGCGGAACTTCTTTGGTTCAAGCCGGAGCGTCGCGTTTGGGGTCACACAGGTGACGGTCTACGAGGCCAACGACTACCTCGATTCAATCCTCAACCGAGGCAACACAAATCCAACCACGGGCCCGCCCGACGCGCCGACTTACAAGGTGCAGAACCATAGCTGGGTGGGCTCGTACGAATCGTCTTCCAACAACATCGACTTGTTGAACCGATTCGACTACCTCGTCGACACCTACGACGTCATCGCCCCCGTTGGGCTCAACAACCTCCGCAGCCCGCCCGACTACGTCGAACTATTCGGCCAGAGCTACAACGGCATCGCCGTGGGCCGCTCCGACGGCAGCCACACCGGCGGCCTCACTCCGCTCAGCAGCGGCAACTATTCATCCGGCCGGGTCAAGCCCGACATTGTCTCGTCACCAACCTCGACCAGCGCGGCCACGGCCTCGGTCAGCTCGGTCGCCGCGATGCTCTACCAGTCGGCGACCGACACGGCCAACTTCGCCAACGCCGACTCTGACGCCGCCCGCAGTGAGCCCATGAAGGCGATCCTGATGGCGGGCGCCACCAAGGACGAGTTCCCCGGCTGGGAGAACTCCTCGCCGACTCAGCCGCTCGACCTCGTTTACGGGGCAGGCGAGCTGAACGTCCGCAACAGCTTCTACATCCAGCAGGGCGGGCAGTTTGACGGCGCGGCCACAGCTGGCGGGACCCAGGCCGCCGACTACGGCTGGGACTACGGCGATATCGCTCAAGGAGACAGCCTGTTCTACGACCTCAGCGTCCCCGACTACCACTCCAATGGCGAGCTGTCGGTTGTGCTTGCGTGGAATATCGAGGTCACCGACGGGTCGGCCCTCGTATCCCGCTGGGTGCCCAAGGCCGAGCCGCTCGCCAACCTCGACCTCAAGGTTTGGGACTCGACCGGCGCCCCGCTCGACTTCGAGCTCGCCACCAGCGTCAGCACGGTCGACAACGTCGAGCACGTCTACCTGACCGGCCTAGCGGCGGGCGACTACACCATCGAGGTCCTCGGGGCCTCGGGGGGCCGTGACTTCGGCCTTGCCTGGCGGCTCGACTACGACACCCCTTACCGCATCACCGGCGACTACAACCTGGACGGCATTGTCGACGCCGGCGACTACACGATGTGGCGGGACACCCTCAACTCCACAACCAACCTCGCCGCCGACGGCGACCTCAACGGGGTGGTTGATGAGGGCGATTACGCCATCTGGCTGGCCGCGTTCGGATCCATTCCGACCCCGCCGATTGTCTCGCTGCCGGCCGCCGCGGCCGCGGTCGGGGCCCCGGAGCCGTCGTCGCTGGCCCTGCTGGCGGGCCTGACCGCGCTGGCTTGCCGACGCCGGCGCCGCTAG
- a CDS encoding segregation and condensation protein A: MTSDLRIHLDTYHGPLDLLLYLVRKEELEVAELPLASITQQFLDFVALLEQLDLDEIGDYIELAAHLIELKSRIVLPQHEEVEQEIEDPHEDLVQRLLEFKQYRDAAALLEACDAEQRLRFSRLARDTPERRTDPAEQPLEAVELWDLVSAFGRVMRDNLAPPETTSIRYDETPVHVYMGRIYKRLEAEREVYFTSLFPTAVHKSTLVATFLAVLELVRHRHALADQPTRYGDMLIKPGAEPYRGGLVTSSSDDAAPAGE, from the coding sequence ATGACCTCCGACCTCCGCATCCACCTCGACACGTACCACGGTCCGCTGGACCTGTTGCTGTACCTCGTGCGTAAAGAGGAACTCGAGGTAGCCGAGCTGCCGCTCGCATCGATCACGCAGCAGTTCCTCGACTTCGTGGCGTTGCTCGAGCAGCTCGACCTGGACGAGATCGGCGACTACATCGAGCTCGCCGCCCACCTGATCGAGCTCAAGAGCCGGATAGTGCTGCCGCAGCACGAAGAGGTCGAGCAAGAGATCGAGGACCCCCACGAGGACCTCGTGCAGCGGCTGCTCGAGTTCAAGCAGTACCGCGACGCCGCCGCCCTGCTCGAGGCCTGCGACGCCGAGCAGCGGCTCCGCTTCAGCCGCCTGGCCCGCGACACGCCCGAGCGACGCACCGACCCCGCCGAGCAGCCGCTCGAGGCCGTTGAGCTGTGGGACCTGGTGAGCGCCTTCGGCCGCGTGATGCGCGACAACCTCGCTCCGCCCGAGACCACCAGCATCCGCTACGACGAGACCCCGGTGCACGTCTACATGGGCCGCATCTACAAGCGGCTGGAGGCCGAGCGGGAGGTGTACTTCACGTCGCTCTTCCCGACCGCGGTCCACAAGTCGACGCTGGTCGCCACGTTCCTGGCGGTGCTCGAACTGGTCCGCCACCGCCACGCCCTCGCGGATCAGCCCACCCGCTACGGCGACATGCTCATCAAGCCGGGCGCCGAGCCGTACCGCGGCGGTCTGGTGACCTCTTCGTCGGACGACGCGGCGCCGGCCGGCGAGTAG
- a CDS encoding ASCH domain-containing protein, with product MLLFKKKFLEPIRAGRKTQTIRLWSHRRMRAGQQSYIPGIGPIEVTEVAEVRLEELTDQDALRDGFADAAALRQELELIYGDKLAAGYSAYRVRFRVGEPTGRAAGGRPR from the coding sequence ATGCTCCTCTTCAAGAAAAAGTTCCTCGAACCGATCCGCGCCGGGCGGAAGACCCAGACCATCCGCCTCTGGAGCCACCGCCGGATGCGTGCCGGGCAGCAGAGCTACATCCCGGGGATCGGGCCAATCGAGGTGACCGAGGTCGCGGAGGTCCGCCTGGAGGAGCTCACCGACCAGGACGCCCTGCGCGACGGGTTTGCGGACGCCGCCGCGTTGCGGCAAGAGCTCGAGCTGATTTACGGAGACAAGCTCGCCGCGGGGTACTCGGCCTACCGCGTCCGGTTCCGGGTGGGCGAACCCACGGGCCGGGCGGCGGGCGGGAGGCCTCGCTAG
- the tig gene encoding trigger factor, which translates to MAETDETRDDEETTDVAVQEPTAEASDEDQPLDLKVDIEKPSACERHVSVTVSRADIDRYLDDAYSAMMPNAAVPGFRAGRAPRKLVEQRFKTEVVDQVKGSLLMDSLTQISKEGSFAAISEPDLNLEAVELPDDGPLTFEFDIEVRPDFDLPKWKGLKLKQPKHEFTDEDIDSNLKQTLGRYGQLVPHDGAAAEDDYITANVTCKADGKVVSEDEELVLRIRENLSFTDARLEGFAKLMTGAKSGEKKNATVTVGPNAPNEELRGKDVEVEFEVVEIKKLKLPELTEDFLQEIGNFESEGALREAVKQNLERQLEYAQQQQARGQITELLTESATWDLPPGLLKRQNARELERAIMELRRSGFSESEIRARENTLRQNSAESTAKALKEHFILERIAEDEGIDVEDGDFEKEIFLMSMQSGESPRRVRAQLEKRGLMDVLRNQIVERKVMEAVQAEANFTEEPYNATKDDTEAVQLAVGGRGAEIPQAVDKQEEEAAAEE; encoded by the coding sequence ATGGCCGAGACCGACGAAACCCGTGACGACGAAGAAACCACCGACGTGGCCGTGCAGGAGCCCACAGCGGAGGCCTCTGACGAGGATCAGCCGCTCGACCTGAAGGTCGATATCGAGAAGCCCAGCGCGTGCGAGCGCCACGTGTCGGTCACCGTCTCGCGGGCCGACATCGACCGCTACCTCGACGACGCCTACAGCGCCATGATGCCCAACGCGGCGGTCCCCGGCTTCCGCGCCGGCCGCGCCCCGCGCAAGCTGGTCGAGCAGCGGTTCAAGACCGAGGTGGTCGACCAGGTGAAGGGCTCGCTCCTGATGGACAGCCTCACCCAGATCAGCAAAGAGGGCTCGTTCGCCGCGATCAGCGAGCCGGACCTGAACCTCGAGGCGGTCGAGCTGCCGGACGACGGCCCGCTGACCTTTGAGTTCGACATCGAGGTCCGCCCCGACTTCGACCTCCCCAAGTGGAAGGGCCTGAAGCTCAAGCAGCCGAAGCACGAGTTCACCGACGAGGACATCGACAGCAACCTCAAGCAGACCCTCGGCCGCTACGGCCAGCTGGTCCCGCACGACGGCGCCGCCGCCGAGGACGACTACATCACCGCCAACGTCACCTGCAAGGCGGACGGCAAGGTGGTCTCGGAAGACGAGGAGCTGGTGCTCCGCATCCGCGAGAACCTCAGCTTCACCGACGCCCGCCTCGAGGGCTTCGCCAAGCTGATGACCGGCGCCAAGTCCGGCGAGAAGAAGAACGCCACCGTGACGGTCGGCCCGAACGCCCCCAACGAGGAGCTCCGCGGCAAGGACGTCGAGGTCGAGTTCGAGGTCGTCGAGATCAAGAAGCTCAAGCTCCCCGAGCTGACCGAAGACTTCCTGCAAGAGATCGGCAACTTCGAGTCCGAGGGAGCCCTCCGCGAAGCGGTCAAGCAGAACCTCGAGCGGCAGCTCGAGTACGCCCAGCAGCAGCAGGCGCGCGGACAGATCACCGAGCTGCTCACCGAGTCGGCCACCTGGGACCTGCCACCGGGCCTGCTCAAGCGGCAGAACGCCCGCGAGCTGGAACGGGCCATCATGGAGCTCCGCCGCAGCGGCTTCAGCGAGTCGGAGATCCGCGCCCGCGAGAACACGCTGCGTCAGAACAGCGCCGAGTCGACCGCCAAGGCCCTCAAGGAGCACTTCATCCTCGAGCGGATCGCCGAGGACGAGGGGATCGACGTCGAGGACGGCGACTTCGAGAAGGAGATCTTCTTGATGTCGATGCAGTCCGGCGAGTCGCCGCGTCGGGTCCGGGCGCAGCTCGAGAAGCGCGGCCTGATGGACGTGCTGCGGAACCAGATTGTCGAGCGTAAGGTGATGGAGGCCGTTCAGGCCGAGGCCAACTTCACCGAAGAGCCCTACAACGCCACCAAGGACGACACCGAGGCCGTCCAGCTGGCCGTGGGCGGCCGCGGGGCCGAAATCCCCCAGGCGGTCGACAAGCAGGAAGAAGAGGCCGCGGCCGAAGAGTAG
- a CDS encoding ClpP family protease, with amino-acid sequence MTDPLGLLTGVSQCGGPSGQLGGQPGGQHIAPLDAHYSPAQAARDYQRQRQMTLGDLLLENRVIFLQGEIWDGNANELVMKLLYLQSENRRKDIHFYINSPGGSVTSTMAIYDTMQVVTCPVATYCVGMAASGGSVLLAGGEKGKRYALKHSKVMIHQPHGGVGGQISDIEIQANEIVKTRETLDQLLAEHCGRSVDELIKARDRDFYLTAEEAKDFGVVDEIMVKPPGGEDDDE; translated from the coding sequence ATGACCGATCCCCTCGGTTTGCTCACCGGCGTCTCGCAGTGCGGCGGCCCGTCGGGCCAGCTTGGCGGCCAGCCCGGCGGCCAGCACATCGCCCCGCTAGACGCGCACTACTCGCCCGCCCAGGCGGCCCGCGACTACCAGCGCCAGCGGCAGATGACGCTCGGCGACCTGCTGCTCGAGAACCGCGTGATCTTCCTGCAGGGCGAGATCTGGGACGGCAACGCCAACGAGCTGGTGATGAAGCTGCTGTACCTGCAGAGCGAGAACCGCCGCAAGGACATCCACTTCTACATCAACTCGCCCGGCGGCAGCGTCACCTCCACCATGGCGATCTACGACACCATGCAGGTTGTGACCTGCCCGGTAGCGACCTACTGCGTCGGCATGGCCGCGTCGGGCGGCAGCGTCCTGCTGGCCGGCGGCGAGAAGGGCAAACGCTACGCCCTCAAGCACAGCAAGGTCATGATCCACCAGCCGCACGGCGGCGTCGGCGGCCAGATCTCGGACATCGAGATCCAGGCCAACGAGATCGTCAAGACCCGCGAGACCCTCGACCAGCTGCTGGCCGAGCACTGCGGACGCAGCGTCGACGAGCTGATCAAGGCCCGCGACCGCGACTTCTACCTCACCGCGGAAGAGGCCAAGGACTTCGGCGTGGTCGATGAGATCATGGTGAAGCCGCCCGGCGGCGAGGACGACGACGAGTAG
- a CDS encoding ATP-dependent Clp protease proteolytic subunit, translated as MPLIPYVIEKSGREERAMDIYSRLLADRIIMLGSAINDDVANNVVAQLLFLQSDDPKADIHLYINSPGGSVTAGMAMYDTMQFVTCDVATYCLGQCASMGAVLLAAGAAGKRHALPNSRIMIHQPLAGMQGTAADIEIHAAEYKRTKDKLNGILAHHTGRTLEELQRDTDRDKFMSADEAKEYRLVDKVIESMPG; from the coding sequence ATGCCCCTGATCCCCTACGTCATCGAGAAGAGCGGCCGCGAAGAGCGGGCGATGGACATCTACAGCCGGCTCTTGGCTGATCGGATCATCATGCTCGGCTCGGCCATCAACGACGATGTCGCCAACAACGTCGTGGCCCAGCTGCTGTTCCTGCAGTCCGACGACCCCAAGGCCGACATCCATCTGTACATCAACTCGCCCGGCGGCAGCGTCACGGCCGGCATGGCGATGTACGACACCATGCAGTTCGTGACCTGCGATGTCGCGACCTACTGCCTGGGTCAGTGCGCGAGCATGGGCGCGGTGCTGCTGGCGGCCGGAGCCGCCGGCAAGCGTCACGCGCTGCCCAACAGCCGGATCATGATCCACCAGCCGCTGGCCGGCATGCAGGGCACCGCCGCCGACATCGAGATCCACGCCGCCGAGTACAAGCGGACCAAGGACAAGCTCAACGGCATCCTGGCCCACCACACCGGTCGGACCCTCGAGGAGCTGCAGCGCGACACCGACCGCGACAAGTTCATGTCCGCCGACGAGGCCAAGGAGTACCGGCTGGTCGACAAGGTGATCGAGTCGATGCCGGGCTAA
- a CDS encoding TlpA family protein disulfide reductase, translating into MTAPMTTACLATLLAATFALPAAAEVPPVLLSTQHRAMCQVGIGDAMPELTLSADGGDQSLADLRGKTATVVAFVGQEHWMNPQLIADLPGDVLEPYGEKGVAVVLVKVAGSPAKVPQGSPLTVATDPSGEQFAKVGSGRLPRVYVLDAAGKIVWFDIEYSRSTRRELKQTLASVVGK; encoded by the coding sequence ATGACTGCCCCCATGACTACCGCGTGCCTGGCCACGCTGCTGGCCGCCACGTTCGCCCTGCCCGCCGCGGCCGAGGTCCCGCCGGTGCTGCTCTCGACCCAGCACCGGGCGATGTGTCAGGTCGGCATCGGCGACGCGATGCCAGAGCTGACGCTGTCCGCCGACGGTGGCGACCAGTCCCTGGCCGACCTCCGTGGCAAGACCGCTACGGTCGTGGCGTTTGTTGGGCAGGAGCACTGGATGAACCCCCAGCTGATCGCCGACCTGCCGGGCGACGTGCTCGAGCCGTATGGTGAGAAGGGCGTCGCCGTGGTGCTGGTGAAAGTTGCGGGCAGCCCGGCCAAGGTCCCGCAGGGCTCGCCGCTCACTGTCGCGACCGACCCCAGCGGCGAGCAGTTCGCCAAGGTCGGCAGCGGCCGGCTGCCGCGCGTCTACGTGCTGGACGCCGCGGGCAAGATAGTCTGGTTCGACATCGAGTACAGCCGCTCGACCCGGCGCGAGCTGAAGCAGACGCTGGCGAGTGTGGTTGGCAAGTAG
- a CDS encoding NfeD family protein, with the protein MLDLVFMFCAGVGGVIMVIQFALMLLGVGDDLDGGNLDADFDGGIDGDFDADVDIDADHPNTVSDAADADFDHPDSVWVFQVLSVRGIIAAITFFGLGGWWARAGDMAPTSAVALGAVLGLFALYAMYWAMKQLYKLRASGTVNIANARGREATIYVPVPAAGDGRGKVHLMLQGRTMEYEAVTDEPERLATGEPVVVTDVLGGDLVQVARAHKTASQTTQASA; encoded by the coding sequence ATGTTGGACTTAGTTTTCATGTTCTGCGCCGGCGTCGGCGGGGTGATCATGGTCATCCAGTTCGCCCTGATGCTGCTCGGCGTTGGCGACGATCTTGACGGCGGCAACCTCGACGCCGATTTCGACGGTGGGATCGACGGGGACTTCGACGCCGACGTTGACATCGACGCCGACCACCCGAACACCGTCTCGGACGCGGCCGACGCCGACTTCGACCACCCGGACAGCGTCTGGGTCTTCCAGGTGCTTTCGGTCCGCGGCATCATCGCCGCGATCACGTTCTTTGGCCTGGGCGGCTGGTGGGCCCGCGCCGGCGACATGGCGCCGACTTCGGCGGTCGCGCTCGGGGCCGTGCTCGGCCTGTTTGCCCTGTACGCGATGTACTGGGCCATGAAGCAGCTCTACAAACTCCGCGCCAGCGGCACGGTGAACATCGCCAACGCCCGCGGGCGCGAGGCGACCATCTACGTGCCGGTGCCCGCCGCCGGCGACGGCCGGGGCAAGGTCCACCTGATGCTGCAGGGACGCACCATGGAGTACGAGGCGGTCACCGACGAGCCCGAGCGGCTGGCGACCGGCGAGCCGGTCGTCGTGACCGACGTCCTCGGCGGCGACCTGGTGCAGGTCGCCCGCGCCCACAAGACAGCCAGCCAAACCACTCAGGCGAGCGCCTGA
- a CDS encoding flotillin family protein: MHTPVPLPLAELGDTQSIILIAAIAIAAMLFFGMLMLLVKNYKRCSSNQVLVIFGKTGKGQAAKTVHGGAAFIWPLIQDYRYLSLDPIQIEIPLRGALSIENIRVNVPSVFTVAVGTTPDVMTNAAIRLLELSTNEVRKQAEEIIFGQLRQVVASMGIEDINRDRDAFLSHIQNSVEPELKKIGLVLINVNITDITDESGYIDAIGRKAAAEAIQSARADVADEEKRGEIRVADAERERVVSVANATKLREIGTREAEREQAVSIANLQKEQTVGERAAEFQREMQVKDAEREKRIAVAKANASAVDGENISEAAIAQSQATLLVERAEAYERGESRKREAEAAVIEIQNRAMAKAALADAERVEAEKRAELEAPAKAEKARILVEAEAEAGKRRLEAEGEASAIFARLEAQARGEYEILAKKGEGLKQIVAACGGAREAFQLMMLEHLDNLAESSAKAISNIKFDKVVVWENGGGKGGRTNTADFLHGMAGTLPPMMSVLKDIGGVEIPESLAKLAGTEEGEREEAAKTRAAGNGVAKAAAKSDDDDLPSRG; encoded by the coding sequence GTGCACACACCCGTCCCGCTTCCGCTCGCGGAGCTCGGCGACACACAGAGCATCATCCTGATCGCGGCCATCGCGATCGCCGCGATGCTGTTCTTCGGCATGCTGATGCTGCTGGTCAAGAACTACAAACGCTGCTCCAGCAACCAGGTGCTGGTCATCTTCGGCAAGACCGGCAAGGGCCAGGCGGCCAAGACCGTGCACGGCGGCGCCGCGTTCATCTGGCCGCTTATCCAGGACTACCGATACCTGAGCCTCGACCCGATCCAGATCGAGATCCCGCTACGCGGCGCGCTCTCGATCGAGAACATCCGCGTCAACGTGCCGAGCGTGTTCACCGTGGCGGTCGGCACCACGCCCGACGTGATGACCAACGCCGCGATCCGCCTGCTGGAGCTCTCGACCAACGAGGTCCGCAAGCAGGCGGAGGAGATCATCTTTGGCCAGCTCCGCCAGGTGGTCGCCTCGATGGGCATCGAGGACATCAACCGCGACCGCGACGCGTTCCTCTCGCACATCCAGAACTCGGTCGAGCCGGAACTGAAGAAGATCGGCCTGGTGCTGATCAACGTCAACATCACCGACATCACCGACGAGTCCGGCTACATCGACGCGATTGGTCGCAAGGCGGCGGCCGAGGCGATCCAGTCCGCCCGCGCCGACGTGGCCGACGAAGAGAAACGCGGCGAGATCCGCGTCGCCGACGCCGAGCGTGAGCGGGTCGTCAGCGTGGCGAACGCCACCAAGCTCCGCGAGATCGGCACCCGCGAGGCCGAGCGCGAGCAGGCGGTCAGCATCGCCAACCTGCAGAAGGAGCAGACGGTCGGCGAGCGCGCGGCCGAGTTCCAACGCGAGATGCAGGTCAAGGACGCCGAGCGTGAGAAGCGGATCGCGGTCGCCAAGGCCAACGCCTCGGCGGTCGACGGCGAGAACATCAGTGAGGCCGCCATCGCCCAGAGCCAGGCGACCCTCTTGGTCGAGCGGGCCGAGGCCTACGAGCGGGGCGAGTCCCGCAAGCGTGAGGCCGAGGCCGCCGTCATCGAGATCCAGAACCGCGCCATGGCCAAGGCCGCCCTGGCCGACGCCGAGCGCGTCGAGGCCGAGAAGCGTGCCGAGCTCGAGGCGCCCGCCAAGGCCGAGAAGGCGCGGATCCTGGTCGAGGCCGAGGCCGAGGCCGGCAAGCGCCGCCTGGAAGCCGAGGGCGAAGCGTCCGCCATCTTTGCCCGCCTGGAAGCCCAGGCCCGCGGCGAGTACGAGATCCTGGCCAAGAAGGGCGAGGGCCTGAAACAGATTGTCGCCGCGTGCGGCGGCGCCCGCGAGGCGTTCCAGCTGATGATGCTCGAGCACCTCGACAACCTGGCCGAGAGCTCGGCCAAGGCGATCAGCAACATTAAGTTCGACAAGGTCGTGGTGTGGGAGAACGGCGGCGGCAAGGGTGGCCGCACCAACACGGCCGACTTCCTGCACGGCATGGCCGGCACCCTGCCGCCGATGATGAGCGTGCTGAAGGACATCGGCGGCGTCGAAATCCCCGAGAGCCTGGCCAAGCTGGCCGGCACCGAAGAGGGCGAACGCGAAGAGGCCGCCAAGACCCGCGCCGCCGGCAACGGCGTCGCCAAGGCAGCCGCCAAGAGCGACGACGATGACCTGCCGTCCCGCGGCTAG